The genomic window TTTACATCAGGTTCTGGCTAGTTTGGTTCAACGTGGACGGTAATTTGAGGAATATGACGGAGGAAGAGATacttctgaaaataaaaaaataataataataataataataatctgcATGCAACTGGACTGTAACGCAGGACAAACAAAACCTGTAAATTAACCGAGCTTCAAAGTTGGTGGCGacatttcttaccaaaaaaaaaaaaaaagttggtcaCGATATGACGGATGGAAAGCTTACATTAATCAACAAATGGCCACACGCCTCTGGCAGCTAGTATTACAtacatttcatcaaaaataaaatcataaaattgtGACAAAAAGGACACATGCAGTGCTTTCATTCAAGTTCCGGTGGCTAAACTGCTGCTGGACTGCTTGTTGTAGGAAGTACAAGGAAATGATGTGTGTGGGGACGCTGGTCACCAGTACGAGAGCTGCTCCAAAGGAGCCAAGATGCATGCATTCATGATACCTATCGAGGactatttaattttgaaattattaaCGTTAGCATGAATGCTGATAGATCAAGCTATTTGTCTGCGTACTAAGCAAACACAACTTCATTAATTACCAGGAAAACGAGCATGGCTTCATTTTCTAACAACAGTAACAACGAACAACaccgagggaaaaaaaaaaaaatttaggttgcATTCGGTTCAatcagataattttaaaaaataatataaattattattattatattattaataatattattactgtatttgatatatatagataatattacaataaaattattgaaaattttggTAGACATATTTGATATAACAGTCAATTACtgataatatgaaattaaattctcAAAATATCTCTAATAATTTCGTCCAACGTACTTCTTATTTCTTGAAGAGAAATAACGAAATTGATATAGGTATAGTAGTAGTGCGAAAAAATAGCAGATCGAGAGATGTGGAGAACCACGGATACTGAGAGGTTGGAGAGGAGACAGGTGCGTGTGGAGCCATGGAGATGTGGGGATGGACGTGCAGGAGCCACGGAGGGATGGTGGAGGACAAAGACGAGAGAGCTGCAGATAAGTAAAGGAAGATGGAGGAGCCACAGGCCAGGAGCGCACGTGCAGGGAGGTGGGGGGGACGAGGATGGAGGGTTGGACAATgagttttgtgtgatttttttgagaaataattttatttaaaatttttattataatattatcaaaaaaataataatctgaaTAACTATCTTTCTCAAGTCAATATAGATTACCATCCAAAAAGTATATCAAATACAGTaattcaaattatcatattaaattGTTAGCAATCTAAATAGATTGTCAGCTATTAAATGCAACCTTAAGTCGATGTGAGGCTAGTTATCTAAATGAGTCAAATATatctatgtaaaaaaaaaaaaatccaaatccaCGCAACCTTtaaccctcaaaaaaaaaaaaaaaaaaaaaaaaaaaaaaaaaaaaaaaaaaggtagaacATCAGGCTCAGTATATTGCTTACTGTTGAGTTTGTTTTGAGCTTGATCATCCTTACAATTTTAAAGACACAAAGCTCTGTTCAGCTCTCCTCACATGGAGTGCCAAAAATGATGGGGAAGGAGGAGGATTTTTTCACTTTACATGAGAGAATATGGAAGGGAGTCCTTACAATTCCTTATTAAATGATGATAAATGGCATGACACATGGTTGGATAAATTTATGACTGGCATAATCGAATTGGTTTCAAATTCATAGTGATTCTAGATTTTGATTCATTTTCTAAATGGCTCTGATTAAGGTTGCAcccaaattttatatttgatttgcAAGCGGGTTTGAAATATGGCCAACAAATTGAGTATGGACTTTCAAAATGAGCTAGGTCAAATCTAACCTAGCTAATTTGGTTCAATTTTGCCAACTCCATACCTCTAGCTAGATGGACAATGAATCTTAATTCTTGGACATTAAATTTGTAAGACAATCTTTATATCAGGTTCTAGTTTGGATAAGCATACCACATCCACCCACACACTTGCTTttcatatcttttaaatctaacatCATCTTtggaatttttatattaaatataggGTTAACATCTTGTCCTCTCAAACTTATGTCTCACTTCAAACATTACTTGGATGGTAATTAACTCGGGAAAGGAAGCCAAGAGAACCAAACCATCACGAGGCATGCACTAATAGTCTAAGGATACAAGCACTCATAGTTTATCAAATTGGAGAGCAAGCTTTAGTCAAACAATTCTATCAAGTTTTCCTCTAGAATACGTCATCTTTCCAATAAGCATGAGCAATTCATCACAATCTAATAATATTGATATAGCTTCATAGCTTATGATGGTAAGAAAGGAAATTACTTCGGAGCTCTCATTATACGCACATAAAAAGTTACATCAAATCCAAAATTGCTGATTTGGCAATTATTATCAACAAACTTGTTTAATAACAAATTTGCAAGTTGCATCAATCTTCCATTCCTACATGGCAAGGGAATGATTCGTGCACTCGTAACAAAAGCCTGGTAGAATTACTTGATAAGAAATGCAATGGGAGAATCCAATGCTAAGCTTGCCAATGGTTTTCTTTCAACTGTTCATAACCTTAATAGTGTAAAATTCTGACCATCACATTACATATATAACACAATTATGATTGGTTGCATATCTCTAGATTCACCACTGATCGttgattttaaatgaaaaagagagctctgcaaagatttttttttttttcttcggcaATTAAAATTCTTCCATGTAATTAGAAATTCCCATGAATGATAACCCCTGTTTAGTTTGATGATTTTTCTTCTATAATCAAATAAATGATGCTGGGGAACCGGTTTAACTAAAGCGACGAGTAAGGAACAAGTTATCGTCATCCGAGGGGCACGTGCTAGTTTCTCCTTGCCTTTAAAAGCGGTTAGCCTACCGCTACGCCAAACGCACAAGAGTCGGTCTCAGcggccacacacacacacagagagagagagagagagagagaatggaagGGTTGAGAGGTCCCTTCGATTACTCTGAAGAGCCCCCTCGCCACCCATGCCTCAGAATCAATGCCAAGGTGAGTCTTTAATcatgagctctctctctcttcactttTTTAACTTCTGGTGATTTATAAGACTTTTTTGAAGTGTATTTGTTGGATTAAATCTTCTTAAGGGAGGAGCACGCAAGCGATTTATAAGATTTTGAAAGATTCCAATTGTTTTTTAAAACAATGAGGTATTTTAGAAGTGGTAGTTGATTACGATAACAAAATTATCAGCTGAATGAACTATAAGATTGCACTCTTTTATTTACAGATAGATATCTCTCTCCTTTCTCAAATAGTGAGATGAACTTAGACTATTAACAAATGTCACCTTAGGTGGATATGTTTGATTTCCAGGGTGTTATGGATTTTATGGTTCAAGAAGATGGCTTCTATAGGAATATCATTGCAAAGCTAACAAGAAAAATAACCAATGCTAAATTAAACAAACAACCCTCAAGAACACTTGATGTTTTGGTAAAGCTAACAATAGATTATGAGCAGTGCTAAATTAATGAATAGCTTTCACAAACATCATTGAACAGGATTTAGGCCCCACTTTGGATTTCTACCTTTCTATGGATTGTTTGTGAGAGTTAAATTATATATCTtccttaaattatatatgtgcaTGTAATGCAAGCTAGATATTTTCTCAAGGTATCTTATAGCATGATACTAATCAGACCATTCGATGATCTGATGATTGTGTTTAGTTTTGGGCCGAGAAGCAGCCAATTTGAGGCTTGTTGCTGGAGGAAAGATAGGACATGGCATTAAGCTGGATGATGACTAAAAAATTTTGTCCATGTAGCTATGGTTGTAAAAAGTGAGCTAAAAGGTGGTTGTAAAGAGCCATAGGGTTCAAAAGATCCAGTTCATGGTGTTGTTGGGATTGACTCGTCTTTGTGGAATGGTTTATGATTACAATGACCAAGCAATCAAGTCCAACTCATTGGCATACCTGTTCTGACATTGATTGTCTTTCTTCATTGCATAACTGAGAGTCAGATCAGTTGTAGCTTGAGTAAATTGACTCAACTGTGAAATCTAAGTTGGCATTTAAAAATCAAGttgtttttttcttcttaaaaaacaACCATAAGCTTTTACATCATGTAAGAAGATAAGACAGTCGAAAAAGAGAGCAAAATGATAAGAAACAAAATGATATTATTGCAGAATTGGATGTTTTGAGAAGCTCATATCAAGTTGTGTTAATTTGGAGTCAAAACTTCTATCTCGATCAAAGCCTATCTTCTACTTGTACCTTCATCTCTAGCTAAAAACAAGTTTCTCAAATAGATCAAACCTAATGCTTGCAAAATCATGATACTGCGAAATGGTTGTCTAAAAAGAAGATCGACCTCTTCGAAATCCATCACTCTTACCTTAAATAACGAGGGATGATAATGCCTGAGCTAAAGTTCGATCATAGATAAAACTTCGTTTTATTCATAAGTCCATTACATATTCTTTGGTTGGTCTTAACTTGAGTTGCATTTCTCAAGTTGTATTAGTAGCCTATTATAAACATGCAAGTTATATACAAGTTGCTGACTTTCTATAAATACTTAATATTAATTCAAGCTATTTTAAATCTAGCTCAAATACAATGTAAATTGGGTATATTTGGCTCAATCCAGTATTAGTCATTAAATTTTTAGTTGGTCCAGATCCACCACTAAGCTAGTGAGCCAATCCAACCACGAGCAGACATATCTAAATTACTCTTTATTCCTTTGGTTTCTTTTTTGTTTATATTTGTGCGTGTTAGTTCGTTGTTGGATCGATCCACTACTAGGTGGTGGATCTGTCTCGCCTCTGGGCGTGCTACAGGGGAACCTTTTGTTACCATGGTTGGGGTCCGCAGCAGCACACTCATCCAACACAACTCAGTGCCAAAGAGAATAACGCCCCTGTCGCCATCCTTCCATCGCCGCCGGCGAATCAACGGCCATCCACCATTACTTCCTCGATCTATCACCAATTCAGGGTTAGGGTTTCGGATGAGGCCAAGAAATGAGGGCCATTTTCTCCTACCTTAATTTATTAGGGTTTTCAATTGTGGATATACCTAGAACCAATCTTTGATCCGATTGATTCCAAAGTTTGGATCTTTTATTGTTGATCTTCTATTCTCCGTTTATAATACAGGAGCCCTTCAATGCCGAGCCACCGCGCGCTACTCTCATCTCCTCATACGTCACCCCTgtcgacttcttcctcaagagaaATCATGGGCCGATTCCAGTGGTTGACGACATCAACAGGTCATAATTTCGTCCCATTTCATTCTTAAACTCTAGTCAAAATCGAATTTTTAATCCTAAAAACCTTAGAATTTGGGTCTATTTGTTGGAGCAGTTgctacaatcaaatttttatcataaaaggcTAACAACTTTCGTCTATTTGTTGCAGTTACTATGTTTCCATCGGTGGTCTTGTGGAAAAGCCGATGCAGATGTCGCTGGCTGATATCAAGTTAGTAATAGATGAGTTGAGTTTACAGGAAGTTTTGTTGCttcttgtttgaagaaataattaaatttattgcATGTAATTTGTAGGAAACTACCGAAGTACGATGTGACTGCCACTTTGCAGGTACCATGTTTTGGTGGCGAGAATTCGGTTTACTTGTATGTAAATTTGGACGGGTTAGTGCTCTAACGGATTTCAATGAGTCCAGTGTGCAGGTAATAGGAGGACAGCAATGAGTAAAACAAGGACTGTGCGGGGCGTTGGTTGGGACGTCTGTGCTCTTGGGAATGGTTTGTATACTTTAATGAGTTCTGTGTTCTGGTTTAAATTATTGAAACATGTCTTTCATGCAAACTAATTGCTACTTAAATACTGATTTACGTGAAAGCATGGACCTTGTTGAGGAATAAAGTGCAGTCTCTTTTAAATCTTATCAACTTTTGCTGGCTCAGCTAGAAATGCATCTAAATTTGATGTAATGAATTCAACTATACTAGAAGCTAGTGTTGTTATTAAGGTTTCttcttatttatgaaataaaaccaGTCTATTAGAAAAAGTTGACATAGGGCATCATGTTACCAAGATACCTCATCTCTATTTCTTAGAACATTTCCCTTTGGTAAACATGCCTTTTCGCTTTAGTCTCTAGTCATGTACATTTTCTCTAATCTCATTAGTCAGTAATATATCAACGAAAGGTTCTGAATGTTAATAATTTGACCCAAAGTAAGTAGGTTAAATGTAGCATGTAAACCAAGTCCATGATGGGGCATGCAGAGAGTGCTGAAAGTAGGATTTGGTCATGatttgacttaaaaaaaaaaaaacaaggacaAAAATTTGGTCAAAAGATGCATGTGAAGCAAGTCCATGAGTAAAGGAATTCAGGATATTATAATAGCTAAGGTTGTGTACAGATGCCCTGCTACCATGTTTATGTGGTATTCTACATTTCAATTGGAATTGGAACATGAAACATTGCATTTGACTGCAGTGGCAGAAAAGGGAGATATTGGGGGGACTGGAGAGGTCATGAATACAACTCCAACTTAAAAATCTTGTAGTATCTGCTCTAAGGTGCCACTCCAATTGTCTACCCTAATCCTGGTCAATTATAGACCAAAAAACAATATTCAAGTAACTTGaaaatgtttttatttttttaacaaaaaaaaacttttttgatatttcttgaaTACCAGACTCATTCGGCTTGGCTTCTGCTTATCAACTAATTCAAATTGTGGTtttgtttaatattttttaacaaaatcTTTATTACCTGTTCAGCAATCTGGGGAGGAGCCAAGTTATCAGATGTCCTTGAGCTCGTGGTGTATTAAAACACACTGCCATCACATCATTGGGAGGAAAGCATGTTGAATTCATTAGTGTTGACAAGTGTCCGGTAAGTTTGCAATTTCTGTTTCCAATAGAGCTGATATTATATGAAGAGTTCAGATTTTGATGCATAGATGTTCTGTTTCtttccttttcccttttctttttgtttgtttgtttggttGTGTGCATATGTGTTTGTCTAGTGTGCATGGAAGTGTTCTTCTCATTAATTCTCTATCTACAATCATCAGGAGGAAAATGGCGGCCCTTATAAGGCATCAATACCCTTGGTTCAGGCAACAAATCCTGCGGCAGATGTCTTACTTGCATATGAAATGAATGGAGAGGTAACCAGAATAAGGCTTGGCACTGGCCTCAAATGAGTTCTGTAAACTGTTGCAACTTGCAATTTTGCACATCAAGATGCAATTTGGTTTGTTTCTGAAGCACATTTCATTTGTTTGTATCCTTTGGATAGGTTTGATTTGGAAATTACATGcctgttttaaaaaaaataaaaaaaaaaataaaaaaaataaaaaacaaagaaagaaggtTACATTGTTTGGTATGCCAAACTGACAGTACTTATTTTTGCTTTGGGCATCTGCAATATAATTACATGCAACTCATAAAGTAGTTCATTATGCTAAACCTGTATAATGGTGGACAATGTAACTTACAAAGCAGATggttttatttttaagaaaaaattggaaaattaattacaaaaattaaacataattttcttAACTCTTGGGTATTGATGCCgttaaagaaacttttattttcacTGTTCAGGATCTTCCTCTATAAGTTGCTTTTCTGATGCTCTCT from Elaeis guineensis isolate ETL-2024a chromosome 9, EG11, whole genome shotgun sequence includes these protein-coding regions:
- the LOC105034206 gene encoding LOW QUALITY PROTEIN: sulfite oxidase (The sequence of the model RefSeq protein was modified relative to this genomic sequence to represent the inferred CDS: inserted 2 bases in 2 codons): MEGLRGPFDYSEEPPRHPCLRINAKEPFNAEPPRATLISSYVTPVDFFLKRNHGPIPVVDDINSYYVSIGGLVEKPMQMSLADIKKLPKYDVTATLQCAGNRRTAMSKTRTVRGVGWDVCALGNAIWGGAKLSDVLELXGVLKHTAITSLGGKHVEFISVDKCPEENGGPYKASIPLVQATNPAADVLLAYEMNGEVLERDHGYPLRVIVPGVIGARSVKWLDRINIIEEECQGFFMQKDYKMFPPTVDWDNIDWSTRKPQMDFPVQCAICSLEDVDIVKRGEVTLGGYALSGGGRGIERVDISVDGGKTWVEAFRYQKSNVPYISTDISSDKWAWVFFKAVVDIPGDAEIIAKAVDSSANVXPEKVELIWNLRGILNTSWHCVCVQAVP